AATAATAATTCTTTAAGTACACATGAAGCATTATATATAGATTATTAAAATAAATTATTTTCTTAATATGTCataatatttttgaaaataattCCAAAATAGTGTATGTTAGGAATAAGCCACGCATGAGTATGTGCTCCTGTGTGTGATCTGCATGCATGGATGGATTAGTTAGCTAGCTATGGAGCCGGAGGAGCCGAGTCGCGTGGCAGTTGTGCATGGAGGAAGAATAGGAAGCAATAGTTGAGGCTTGGTCCTATACGTGTGTATCCAAAGATTCTGCAGACTTGGCTGTTACCCAAGCGTGTGTGTAGCTAGCCTATGGAGTACTAATCGGATCAAGCAACCGTGGGCTTGACcatgcatgcgtgtgtgcgtGGGGTTAGTGGGTGCGTGTGTGAGTCTTGTACTTGGCTATATAAGTTGAGCAAATGTATGAGAAAAGCGGTCGTGAGGGCTGGAAGAAAAATGTAGCCCATGTGTACGCCAAGGAGCAGAGCCATTCGCAAAGCTTTTGTGCTCTTccttgtgcgtgtgtgtgtgtctgtgttgAGCTCCCTTTCATGGTGTGTGTTGAGGGAAACCACAAGAGATAGTTGAGAGGTAGAAGAAGCGGCGCTGCGAGGAGGCAGCGCCAACAGTGTAGAGAAACGAAAACAAAACATGATGGAGAAAAAGAAATGAAAAGAAATCTTGGGTTTGTCGCGCAACACGTTTGCCTTTAGTCATGGGCCTGGCCCATTTTATGAGTCATTGGGAGTGACTCTCTGATCGTGCTCATCACAGGCGTTCAATATCAGCACAAACCCGTTTCTCAAAATAAAAAACTCAGCGCAAACCCTATTTTGCTCCTTCGGTTGCGATTCAAAAACGCAACCTCCTTGTTTGGTGTTAGCTACGGTGGCCAACTAGACAATTCACCTGATGTGATTTGTTAGATCCTTTTTCTTCTGTTCTTAtttattattttcttttttctttttctttactattttctcttccttttcctttcttcttgtTAGTTTTTCCATTCCCCTATTTTTTAGAATACATGAAAAAATTATCCAAATGAATGACCTTTTTTCAAAATCTGGTGGACATTTTTCGAATTTGTGAAATTTGTTTTTGAAAATCCCTGAAACCCTTTTCAAAGtcgatgattttttttcaatttcGTAAACTTTTTTAAATCTGGTAAAAAATTCAAACTCGTAACCTTTTTCAAAATTGAGGAACTTCTTTTCGATTTTGTGaacattttgttttttttttttgaaaatccgTGAACCTTTTTTCAAAACCTATGAACTTCTAAAAAATTCATGAATTCTTTTCAAATTTACATTTTATTTTTGAAGTAATTTATAGTAGATAGAAATAAGGGTCAAATTGTGTTGTTTTCGTATAGAACACATCAAAGTGATCGCGGTGCACTTGTTACTGCACCAAGTCCGTCAACGTTGGCATGCGGTTTTGAATCCACATCTCACAGAACTATAGACTTCAGACATATAATCTCGAAGTATAACAAACAACTTGGGTCAATTCAACACGAGTGTTCTACCAACATCGTGCTCTCAAATGTAACTGGCATTTAACGATGCTCATGAGAATCATCGAATTAACACTTAAGCTAGtcctagaggcaagactaggaatcaGGTTTTACCGTTTATATCTCTACACGTGCTAACAAGGTATCCACTGAACCGCATATTTAAGAACCATAGCAGTTACAACATGGAATTTAAACATTAACAATAAACTTGGAAAGAAATAATACAAATATTATTGCCTTTaaggaatatttccaacagttaaAGGGTCATACTACGGTACCCCTATGTCGCATATATACAGCTATATAACATGACGTACATGCTGAGTTGTGCACAGGTCCATGGAGCCAGTACATgggtgaccgagtttgtgaacgTGCCTGCTAAAAGAGGAGGAGTCATGGCCATCAATGATCCGAAGTTTAACTCGGAGGAGAGGAGGCCATCGACATACTTATCCTATATAAATGAGGTCGAAGCCTTGCAGAATGAGAAGTTCTAGACACATGTCGCGACCCAATGATCTAAGGCATTTCACCTACCGGGTGGGCATGGACCTAGGTAATGGTTGTTCCATTGTGTCTCGCTACCAAGTAAATCAGTGCGACTACCATATCACTACGAGGCACTGATGAAATTACTCACAATATATATAAAAGGTTGCAAAGTGTTGAGAGTACCCTCTCCTCAAATAACTAGTGGATTAGCTTTAGCACCTCTAATCGCAACCATTGATTGCCTTTAGTTTCTATGCAAAAAGCCGTAGAAAGCACATGAGCACATcttgtgtgtgtttgtgcgcgcgcGTATGTGTGGTGTTATTTGTGCAAAGTGTGTCTATGTGCTCTTTGTAATATAGAAAGTTGTACTAGTACATAAAGGTCCTAGCCTATGTTCGTTGGTTGTTGACTACCAAGAAAAGGTAGAATAGCAACAATGAGGAAGCATACCACCCAAAGAAAGACATGAAAAATATTAACCTGAGCTAACAAAGATTTAGAGTTGTGCAGTCATTACCAGCCAGAACCTGAGGTGAAGATATTGATACTCGTGTACCTTAAATACAGATCGtttggcatgcatgcatgccgacATTAGATATCACTTGAGCATCTGGAACGACAACTAGCCATGCCAAAAAATGTTTGTCATTCGGCAAGTTTTCATACAGTAATCCTCCACATGTGTGTTACAAAATTACAAATCATAGAGAACCTTGTATTCTACAGACGAGACAAGCTCGGTAAGTTTTGAACATGAATTTTTGGTGGTGGCAATTGGAGGTTGAGTGTATGGACCTCTTAGCAGACCATCAGCAATGGCCTTGTATGACGTTTCTGTGGGATGCAAGCCATCCCAAGATGCATACTTTTGTGGGTTATCACACACCTTGTATTCTCCATGTCCACACTTTGTGGTTATTGACACACCATAAGGCCCTTCTACACCGCAGCAAGCCACCAAAGGATTCTTGATCCCTAAAAAGCAGTTACAGCAAATAAGAGCCGGGATTAGCATATGCATATCTTAGTAGGGAATGTTTTTCTTGCTACCTGCTAAGTTATTTCATGTGTAAACCATAAAGTTCTAGACTCACCAAACTGAGAAGGGGAAACAAAGATCTCCATAGCAGCACCATAGTAATCAGCATAGATGATCGACACACTAGGATGAAGTTTCCGTAACTTTTCCAGCTCATCCACAAGAAGTTTGTTGTGGTAGCGTGAGAACTCGTTCATCCAACGGATACAGCCTGTGTCTGACTCATAGTCCCCCGTGTCATCACTCTGGTACATCGTGAGGTACACCGGCAAGCACCCGATTGGGAGGTTGCCGGGAACTAATAGAGTTTTGGCTCCCAATCCAATCAGATCCTGCAAATTGCACTTAGTTATACTGCATTATTATGTAGTTACAAACTATTTCTGTAATTGGGATTTGACATAACAACAGTGGTAATGATAGCATAAGGAGCAACAAACCACAAATGACTCACGGTGATTATAGATGAAATTTTGGAAATAACACTCGGAGCGAACGAGCGAATCTTCTCAACAGGCACCAAAGAGGTAAGAGGAACGTTGTAGTCATTTCCCCCAATTTCTCCAACCAAGAAAAGAGATTtgttcatcatgtccacacagtCTATTGAATAAACACGTTACTTTATCAATGTGGAAAGATAACATCTTAATTAGTTTAGAAAATGTATCAAAACACAACATTTTGATGGTAGTAAAGAAGTGAAAGGCTTACAACAATTTACATCCATTTATTTATGATCCTATTATAGAGAAAATGTGGAAGTACTATATCTCTCACTTCGAACATCAAAGTTGTCTCCTCTGGATAACAATAATGTTGTTGTGATTTATTATGGTAAAATAAATCAATTGTAAAGTGATTACCTTTTCTTATGAAATTTCTATAATCAAGCTACAACCTCACTACATTAGTTTAATTTGGAGACCAATATGGACCTTGAGAATATTTGCATTAACGTAATGCCACCATTGATCTTCATCAAGTTACAAATACACTAATTGTTGAAATTATTGGGCCGTTCCCATTAATTATAACAAAAAAAATAATAAATCTCAAAGGCCCACTCATGCATGTGTAAACCGGCGGACACACCTTTAAAAAATGGGTGTGCACACACAGAATTAAACTCCAAACCTCTTGGTTTAGTTCAAACCATAGTAACCAAATGGCGCAGCATACCTCGTGTGCctattttcttctttttcttctagttGTTCGTCAAATTGACGCAACCGTTTCCCTGTATGGTTTTTTGGTTTTGTTTAGCctttttttcctctcttttttccAGTTTGTTTTCACTTTTTAATTCTCTAACTTGGTTTAAATCCTGAATTTTGAAATTTATGAACATTTATCTAAatccatgaacattttcttaaatttGCGAACGTTTTCAAATCCATGAACTCTTTTTCAAATTAATGAATGATCAAATCCACGAACTCTTTTCATTTTTTCCAAACTTTTTTTAAAACCTGCAAactttttttaaattcatgaaatGTTTTGTTGAAAATCGATGAACTatttaaattcatgatttttcTTTTGAAAATCTATGAACGATTTTCAATTTTCAAGAACTTCTTCAAATgtcatgaactttttcaaaaattTGAAATTTTGTGTAATTTGTATTTTTGTTTCAATTTTAGTGAGCTTTTAAAATTCACACACTATTTAGAATTGGTGAACTTTTTCCAGATTCGTGAAGTTTTTTCAATCCATGAacctttttgaattcatgaactttCTTCAAATTGATGGTTTTTTTTTCAATTCATGCACTTTAAAAAATTACTAAACTTTTTACAATTTGCGAACTATTTTAAACTCATGAACTTTTTTACTTTTAAAAAACCAGCAACAGGTTTTTTCAGTGAACAATACAACacaaagaagaaaaccaagcAAAAAAGTGAAACAATTAAAAAAAGGCAAGCGATCTAGGGACGCGAACGAGGATGCGAGGCACACTGGGCTGCAGCCCATGAGGGGACGCGTAAGCGCTACAAACCTTACTTGGCGCTTAGGGCTCTAATTAGGAGGTCTCCTCGTGCATGGCCTGTGGTGGAACCAAATTTAGTTCCACATTGCTAGCGGAGAGGGAATTACACATTGCTAGCCGAGAGGGAGTTTCACATATATACAAATTTTCTTTTTTGTAATTTTTAATATATATATTTCCATAGCAGCACGCGGGGAGTTATCGAATTAAACAAGTTAGGCGCTTACTGCCCGACGCAGAAGAAACAAGTGTCGCGTTGCCTTCTCTCAATTTCAACTGTGAAAGCATCTTTGTTGTTGGCGCCTGCTGCCCAAAATGCTTGCGCCCACCGCCCACCCAAAGGTGATTATTCTCAGCGAGAAAAACGACTAACCGCTTGATGCATCTTTATGCGCCGATGCCAAACTTGAGACAGGGATTTGTCCCGCGTAAATGCCACTCCCTCcgtttataaataaaaataaaatgttCTAACCTTTTTACGAATTGGGTGTATATAGACACGTCTCAGTAGTGTGTTTGTTCACTTATTTTAATCCCTACATAGTTCAAATTAAAATATCCAAATCATCTTATATCTGTGGATGGAGAGAGTAACTGATACTAGTACGTAGCACCAGCACACCACTCATAAAAGGATGCAACATTCCAGTCGCGTTAGATGAACTTGGGAAGTAGTTTTAGAGGAGGGCAAACCTAATGTAAGATACAATACTGTCAACCTGAGCTGGTATCCAAATTTTAAGTTTCTAGCGAAATGTATCATCGCCCCTGACTTGCCTTGAGAAATTAAGCTGACAAAAAATGTTGAAGTAAATTAACATACCGGCTACATCGGTGGGGCAAAGCAGGTGGAGCAGGTCACGGAACCACTTCATCTCCATATCGAGGTGGACCAAGTCGGCCCTAGCCGCGGTGAACCCGTGCTCCCACAAGACTTCCGGGCTCAGCGCCGTGGCGGCGCCCACGGCGAAGTTGGCTCCTCCGGCGAAGTCCTCCGAGCTCCGCCCGCTCCAGTACGGCCGCACGAACGGCAGTCCCAGCGCGTCCGCTGCGGCGTGGCGCACCCACACAGCAAAAAAACAGGTTCCAAAATTAGCACATACACTGTGCCGACAAAGTTGTCCTGTGGATAGATCGAATGCTTGTTCCATACCGATGAAGTCGACGACGATGCGGCCATTGGAGAAGCGGCCGGTGGCGCGGTGGAAGAAGGTCTCGCCGTAGGGCAGCCTGGGCCCGGTGTCGTTGCCGTAGACGTAGCGGTAGTTGCCCGTGTCCGCCAGCGAATCCCCGAAGCTGAACACCCGCGAGTAGCACGCCCGCGCTGGCTGCGCCGCCGCCAGCACCAGTAGCACCACCGCCAACATGGTGGCAGAGGAAGCCATGCTGCTtctctctgtctctctgtttctcgTGGGACATGTGCTCGAGATGAACGGATATAAAGAATCCACGGGGAGCGCGGGAGGGAAGCGACTGTCAGCTACTCCACCAAACGGTGGTGATTACGATCGCGTGCCGGCGTGCGATCGCTTTCATCCGACAAGTTGCAGGAAAGATGATGCCGCGGATAAGCAGAAAGACAAAAGCGTTTTCCTATATCCTTACTTATTTTATCGGCCGGGGCCGGATAAGAGTTGGAAACAAATAATGCAGATGGTAACCACGAGGTTGCATGTGCAAATAAAGATTGTACGACAATAATAAAGATTACATGAGGTCGCATCGTGAGTATATAATAAGTATATAGCAGCACTTCCACGGGAGGAGTCCACAATTGCTTTGCTTTTGACTGTTGCGTGTGTGTTTCGCCAAATGTGACGAATCAGCAGCTAGCTCTTGCAATTTTTTTGCAGAAGGACATGAAAACGGGGGAAGTGCTAGTTGGTCTTTCGCGACCACCGCGGCACTGTGGTCTTTGCGTCATGTCGTTTCCTCTCGAAGTGTTCGAGCGCACTGGACGCCGAGCTTGCAGCTTGCATGCATGGAGGGCGTGTCCCTTGCTCTGGAATGTGTGGGCCCGTCTTGCATGCGGATGGGACGTACCCATGCACGCAAGATTTTGGGGAGGGCTGGTTTGCGGTGAGCCTTTCCGAGCAGGCTGGCACGCCGATGGAAGATGTGGCCGAGGTTGTAACGCGTCCGGCCTCCACGTCGCCCTGTGATCAGGTGGCCATGATATGCGCAGAGCTCAGACAGGCGCTATCCCCCCTGTTGGCGCAGCCGGTGAGCAGGAACCCCCCTCAAAAGCAACAGAAGCCAAGGCAGAAGCGTGTGCCGGTCTCCTCCCCTTGTCGAAGCGTCAGGCTGGCCAAGGGGGGGCGTGCGTCGAAGGCTTCCAAGCAGCAGGCGGTACTCATTATgagaaaaagggtttccccccgctttGTATTACAAAGCAAACATCCGATACAACCAACGATAGGTGCTGGGGCGGAAGCAGCACAACCACGcccaaaagaaaagaaagagaaaaaagaaaataaacaaatgcCGATAACGGCGGATCGACAAAGACGACGGAGCCTCGCGACCGCTGCTTCCACTGGAAATCGTCCCCCAAGCTCCGAGACTCCGAAGCGCCGGTACCAATCAACACCTCCAAGAAGGGACGCGACGATGATGACGCTgctgccaagggtttcccccggtacacGGTGAGGAAAGAGGAAGGGTAGCCCCGACGCCCTCCAGGAAGGTCCGATGGCACCCTCAGGCGCCACCGCGTCGGTGTCGGCCAAGCCAACAGGGATTTCTCCCGATCCCATCCTCCACCTCAGGCACTCCGGTGCTCGCCACCAAACCGACCACCACCCTGTGCACACGAACACGAAGCTTCCCACGCTGTCTCACCATGGCACCGTGAAGATGGCCTGCACAACGAGGAAGGGGGGCCGGGACTAGGGCAGCAGCACCGTCAGAATACTGGAGGGCCCCACCTCCACCGTCCACGACGGTAGCCGACCGGACGCCAAAGCGGGAGCTTGCCGGGCCCGTGGCCCCACAGGCCCGGCTGGGCCCTCAAAGGCCCGGACAACTCCCGCCTCTGCGCCGCAGCTGGCATGCCGTCGGCGTCGCTGCCCCCCGTCCGAGCTGCTCCACCACCTCACCACACAAACGACGACGAAGCCACACCGGGGGCCGGCCCGCTAGGACCCGGATGGGGCCCATGGGCCCCGATCTGGGCCGGGGCGCGCCACCGGCCAACCAGCGCCACCACGCGGTCTCGCCGCCAAGGGGCCGCGCCACCACCGAGCGAGCCGCCGGCCACCGCGCCGGGACGCCGGGCCGTCATCAGGCCGAGGGGCACCGCCACCGCCTCCATGCCCCAGGCAGGGAGCCGCGCGCGCGGGGACAGGCAGGCCCCGCCGCCACCAACACCACCCGGCCCGCGCCGGGGGCGCCcgtcggcggcggcagggaggGAAGGCGCGACGAGGGCGGCCGAAGGGGAAGGAGGGCTCGcgccgccccggccacctcccggGGAGGCGGCGCGAAGCGGATCcgggggaaggggggaggggggaggggaggggcgggggcggtcggcgaccggcggcggcggcggggcctaggacggccggcggcggcggcggggggagggagggaggaacCCTAGGTCGGGGGAGCGGGGGAGCGGGGGAAAACCTTCGCCTCTCAGAGCGGGGGAGCGGGGGTACTCATTAGGAAACTGTGCCTGGCGCACGAGGGAGATGTGATCTCGGATGAGGCTCTTCAAGCCTACGTCGACTTGTTTGACAAGCCACTGGTGGAGAGTCACGTGAAGGCAATTCTAGCCTTGTTCGGTTGGGACTCGGAAGCGTTGTCGCTGGCGGGGGAGGAGGACTGTGTGATGGTTGGGTCGTAGTGCCGTGGTGCACCAAGGTGGTCATGATGGGTGTTCACAACCTCTGAAAATTTTGGTGTGGAACGTGCATGGACTTAACTCCACGGCACGACATAGTGCGGTTTTTCAGGTCGTGGAGGCGGCTAGGGCTAGCGTGGTGTGCCTCCAAGAAACAAAGATGGAGATCATGTCGAGTGAGCTTGTAAGGCAATGCTTGGGTAATAGATTTGAGGACTTTTACTATGTGCCGGCCGTAGGCACACGTGGGTGCATTTTACTCGCGTGGGATAAAATGGTGGTGTCGGCCTCTAATAGGCATGCCACCGAGAACACAATTACGGCGCTTTTCAAGCAGGGCGAGGTCATGTGGTGGTTGACGGGTGTATATGGACCCTAGAACGATGCGGAAAAGGTGGAGTTCTTGCACGAACTGAGAGAGGTGCGTGATCTTCACGCTGGCCCGTGGGCAGTAGTGGGGGACTTCAATCTTTTGGTTAACCCAGAAGACAAGAATAATACAATGATCAACAGGAGAATGATGGCTAGGTTCTGGTCGTTGCTAAATGCCCTGGAACTTAAGGAGTTATACTTGAACAACAGGAGGTACACGTGGTCAAACGAAAGGAGAAACCCCACCCTAGAGAAAATCGATCACATTTTTGTTACCAACACCTGGTAGGACATCTTTCCACGAAACTTGTTGACGGCTCTTGGCACGGCAGTCTCGGATCATTCCCCCCTCTTTGTGGACTTGGACGCGGATTTTCACGTGGGCAAGCGCTTTAAGTTTGAAAGCTTCTGGCCGAAGGCCGAGGGCTTTCTGGATGTAGTTCAGGAGGCATGGATGCAGTGCCGTCGGAAGGTAACCCTTTCTTGGCCCTGGATAGCAAGCTTCATGCAACGGCCATAGCTTTGCAAAGGTGGAGTGACAAGTGGATTGGAAATGTTAAGCTTCAAATTTCCTTGGCGATGGAGATCATTGGTCGGCTTGACAAGGCTGCAGACTCGCGCCAGCTGGCGGATAACGAGCATGGCTTGAGGAAGGTACTGAAGAAGAAGCTACTTGGACTCTGTTCGCTTGAGAGATCCATTGCACGATAGCGTTCACGGATTTGGCAACTTAAAGAGGGGGAGGCAAACACGGCTTTCTTCCAGCGTCAGGCAAGATACAGGCAAAAGAAGAATGTGATTACTTCTTTGAGCCACGAGGGGGTACTTTACACTGGGCAGGAGAGCATAGCAAAGGTGGTGGATGACTACTACGATGCATTGTTCGGTGTCTCGGCTCAGCGGCTGACATCGATCAACTTGGACTTGCTGGATCTCCCTTCTATGGATCTAGCACACCTCGAGGCCCCatttgaggaggaggaggtcgagaAGATTATTAAAGAAATGCCGTTGGACAAGGCACCTGGCCCAGACGGTTTCACTGGCCGTTTCTTTGTTGCATGCTGGCACATCATCAAGCATGATTTTATGAAGGCCATGCGGCAGTTCCATGCGGGTGACATGAGAGGGTTGGCTTCTATTAACAAGGCGCTAGTTTCCCTCCTCCCAAAGATCCAGGGAGCGGTGGATGTGAAAGATTTTCGACCGGTGAGCCTTATCAGTGGATCAGTGAAGATCTTCGACAAAATTTTGGCATCAAGGCTTGCGGTTGACCTGCCGAAGATGGTGGGGCACCACCAGAGTGCATTTGTGCGTGGCAGGTCGCTACATGACAATTTTATGTTGGTGAGATGCA
The Aegilops tauschii subsp. strangulata cultivar AL8/78 chromosome 3, Aet v6.0, whole genome shotgun sequence genome window above contains:
- the LOC109771041 gene encoding GDSL esterase/lipase At1g28600 encodes the protein MASSATMLAVVLLVLAAAQPARACYSRVFSFGDSLADTGNYRYVYGNDTGPRLPYGETFFHRATGRFSNGRIVVDFIADALGLPFVRPYWSGRSSEDFAGGANFAVGAATALSPEVLWEHGFTAARADLVHLDMEMKWFRDLLHLLCPTDVADCVDMMNKSLFLVGEIGGNDYNVPLTSLVPVEKIRSFAPSVISKISSIITDLIGLGAKTLLVPGNLPIGCLPVYLTMYQSDDTGDYESDTGCIRWMNEFSRYHNKLLVDELEKLRKLHPSVSIIYADYYGAAMEIFVSPSQFGIKNPLVACCGVEGPYGVSITTKCGHGEYKVCDNPQKYASWDGLHPTETSYKAIADGLLRGPYTQPPIATTKNSCSKLTELVSSVEYKVLYDL